One Aneurinibacillus migulanus genomic region harbors:
- a CDS encoding ATP synthase subunit I — protein MDQFASSIKQVSRYIFILFTGVVLLWLFMPQRVFFQGLILGMLVSMINGFVLYVKTLQAGEAALNPGKRLRGVGMLPRFLLAGFAVYVSFRLPHMFSFYGVVIGLMTVPIVTLLSAISQYLLIKK, from the coding sequence ATGGACCAATTTGCTTCATCGATTAAACAGGTATCTCGTTACATATTCATACTCTTCACAGGGGTTGTCCTATTGTGGCTGTTTATGCCGCAACGCGTATTCTTTCAAGGGCTTATCCTCGGCATGCTGGTGAGCATGATCAACGGCTTTGTGCTTTACGTGAAAACGTTACAGGCAGGAGAAGCGGCGCTTAACCCTGGTAAACGGCTCCGTGGAGTGGGAATGCTACCTCGTTTTCTACTTGCCGGTTTCGCTGTCTATGTTTCCTTTAGGTTGCCCCATATGTTCTCCTTCTACGGGGTTGTAATCGGCTTGATGACTGTACCGATTGTTACACTTCTATCTGCTATCTCTCAATATTTATTGATAAAAAAATAA
- the atpB gene encoding F0F1 ATP synthase subunit A, translated as MEHYSPYLEFAGLAFDLPTMLMSVLTAILVFIVVMISTRNMTTGVPKGWQNFFEWVIDFVRGIAGQFMDAKTSTKFVSLALTLFLYIFISNQLGVMANFNVLHTEPNPSIGITQEVFDKNAHEVEHDGHTVKGVSVAWFKSPTASPSVTFGLALMVLLYAHYLGIKKDAGGYVKHWFQPHPLMFILHVMEEFIIKPLTLPLRLFGNIFAGEVLIAFMLAGTVAVVSLPLVVWLGYSLFVGTIQAYIFTTLALVYISQKVVDDH; from the coding sequence ATGGAACACTATTCTCCATATTTGGAATTTGCAGGGTTGGCTTTTGATCTTCCAACCATGCTAATGTCTGTTCTAACCGCCATCCTTGTATTTATCGTTGTTATGATTAGTACGAGAAATATGACAACAGGCGTACCGAAAGGATGGCAAAACTTCTTCGAATGGGTTATCGACTTCGTTCGTGGAATTGCCGGCCAGTTCATGGACGCAAAAACCAGCACAAAGTTTGTATCGCTGGCCCTGACGCTTTTCTTGTACATCTTTATAAGTAACCAGCTGGGTGTTATGGCGAACTTCAATGTACTGCATACAGAGCCGAACCCTTCTATTGGCATTACCCAGGAAGTGTTTGACAAAAACGCACATGAAGTGGAACATGACGGTCATACTGTCAAAGGTGTGAGCGTAGCTTGGTTCAAATCGCCAACAGCTTCGCCGAGCGTAACGTTCGGTCTTGCTCTTATGGTGCTGCTATACGCACACTATCTGGGAATTAAGAAGGATGCAGGTGGCTATGTAAAACACTGGTTCCAGCCGCATCCGCTAATGTTTATCCTGCATGTAATGGAAGAATTCATCATCAAACCGCTAACACTCCCGCTCCGTCTATTCGGTAACATTTTCGCGGGTGAGGTACTCATCGCATTTATGCTTGCGGGTACCGTAGCAGTGGTAAGTCTTCCACTAGTTGTCTGGTTGGGTTACTCCTTATTTGTCGGTACAATCCAAGCGTACATCTTTACTACTCTTGCTCTAGTGTACATTTCACAAAAAGTTGTGGATGACCACTAA
- the atpE gene encoding F0F1 ATP synthase subunit C: MDFAIALGLIFGLAAVGAGIGNGLVVSRTIEGVARQPEARGGLMGLMFLGLGLVEAVPIIAVAIGFMLFGRLG, from the coding sequence ATGGATTTCGCAATTGCATTAGGTTTAATTTTTGGTCTCGCCGCTGTTGGCGCAGGTATCGGTAATGGTCTTGTAGTTTCTCGTACAATTGAAGGTGTTGCTCGTCAACCAGAAGCACGTGGCGGTCTGATGGGTCTTATGTTCCTTGGTCTGGGTCTTGTTGAGGCCGTTCCGATCATCGCAGTTGCTATCGGCTTCATGCTGTTCGGACGTCTCGGCTAA